The Raphanus sativus cultivar WK10039 chromosome 2, ASM80110v3, whole genome shotgun sequence DNA segment GTGTTAATActtttaacattttgttttaCAATATGGGAGACTGAAGCTACGAAAGTTAATTTTCTGAAGAATCTGAACATATAATATGGTGAAGTAAAAAAGGCTAAATGATCCAATTGCTATCTTCATTGGACTGCATGATCCATTGAAACTCCTTGCTTTATTCTCTGTTttcaatttatgtttataaCATAATTAGTTGGAAGAACAGATATGGTGTAACAGAAAGAGAAAAACATACTCAGTATTCAAATCTAAGACTCGATAATATGTTGTGGTGGAATGTAGTAAGGGATACTACATGGATAAGACCTACTCCAGACTCTTGTGCATTTCAGATGGACAAAACCTGATTCGTCGAAATCTTTGATATCGATACTGTTAGGGAGTAAATCAGGAAAGGAAGTAGCAAGGACACAGAAAGGTTCAGACATTGAGAGGACCATGTTAAGATCTCCAATGTCTTGAGTGTAAACGGCGTTTCCCTCTTCGTCTAGCTTGAATACCATTAAAGCTTTGGTTCTCATTCTAGCGATACCAGCCTTGGTGATCTTGATTGTCTTCTTGTACTGCTTGACCAAGAAATTTTCACCGGTAGGTAGTGACTCCACCAAGTGCTCGCTCCTGCAGCACATATCCAAAAGATTCTGTTTAGACTTTGTGAGCTTGGGCATGTTTGTAAACCGCAAGCTCTGAAGCTCGAGGTTATTGCTGGGTTTGTAGGGATCCCATGAACCGATGACATGGCCTCCAGACCCGGGGATGCGAAACAAGTTGTGTTTCTTGGAAAACATGACACGGGATGAGTAGAAGCAGGGGTTCTCGATCTTGATGTTTGTCCACTCTGGTTTACTCTGAGAGGCTGGTTTGCAAAAGCTGAGTTGCGGTCCCAAGAACTTGATAGCCACGACACAGTCTTGATCATCCTCTGGAGAAGATGAGGACAGTGACACATTGGTGATGATTTTGGTTTGGCAATGAGGCAGAGTCACAAGAGGAGGCAGAGGAATGCGTTTCGGATTTGTATCCGATGCCACAGGGTTGAAATCGTCTTGGAGACGCAGCACTCCATCTTCCTTTAGAGTAGCTATCCAGCCACGGGATGCCCCTATTATTATCTTCTCATCATACACTAACTCCAGTGGCACCTTCTTCTCCAAATCAGTGCACTCAGGTTCATTTAAATTCATTACCACAAGTTTTCCAAGATCCCCTCCACAAGGCTCAGCCAAGACGATTTTACAAGGAGGGGTTTGCCGCAATGAAGTTGAGAATCCTTtggagagaaaaagaagaagagaggatctcACGGACACAGGAGGTTTCCCAAGGCCGTGACTCGAGAGCCGCCTCAGGAGCAGAGACATATGGATGTTcttaagagagagaaaagagaatcTGGTTGAAAGAGTTGATGTTTTTTCATCTTCTCCATTAATACATAGAACTAGCCTTGGCCATCAAGTATTTGTCTTCAGCAAATGGACCGGACACAATCTTACTGGATATTTTCTTTCAAACCATAGTAACTTTAACTTGccttttttcttccttttattGTCTAATCCAAACAAAACGGAAAGATGACAAAACCTCTGTAAATAAAatgtctttttcagtttttaagAAGGATAGGGAAAAATAGATAAGAATAAAATAGTAGAAATAAATGTTACTTTTCAgatttaataaagaaaaaaattattctataaTACTCTATAAAAAGGaatgaaaatgaaaagaaaaatcattctTCATAAATGGTgtgatttcttaaaaatgttaaaaaaattaaaggctTTCTTCATTTATTTGGTCACGATTCAAACTCCTTAAAAAGCAAACATTGTTGATGTGATGTTACTCAAGAAAAAGTGTATACATGTACATCAGCCAGTACCACTACCTCTACACATACTCTATTAATGGGCAATGCTCACTTAACAATCACCCGAGGTTCAAATGCAAACAATACTTCACTATCAATTACCTATCATATAGGTTTCAATTCCtactgaatatatttttttaacaagtgTGTCATAACCATGTTGCGGCTGATATTGCAACACACTTTCCGATGAGAACTCATTGAActaatttcaaaagaacaagaTAACATAACATTAGTACACAATGATATGATTAATCTATCAATATAAGAATCAACATGAACAAAATGTGTTTTGAGATTTAGTGTCGTTTCTTGTTTGCTTGGATGCTCGTAAGCATCTATTTGCTTAAAACATCCATTTGTATGTGAACCAAGATGAAGTATTTCCCCATCAATATATTCCAAACTGAATTCACACATAAGTAAATAACATAATATGAcaaacaataatttaaataggaGATATgctaataaacaaaaaaaaaatatgtttagatGATTAAACAATGTTTAAGGttatttagagaaaaaaaacttaataattgACAACCATAATCATTTTGGGTGTTATAAAAAtcaagagttttttttgttgatgaCAAACAATGAAAGAAAGATGGAGatgttaaaaagaaagaaagaaaaattttgAACAACATTTGTGCATAAGGTTTAACTACATTTTCTAACTAAACAAAAAGTGTCACCTTCGAAGCCTTCTTTCTCATCATCCCTCTCCTTTTTCCTGATTGCATCCATGTCCTGGTTGAAATTTAAATTGTCTTTGATCTCCTGATCTTTAGTTTCCTTATTTTCAGCCTTTGCAGCGTTTGCCTTCCTTGTTGCCTCTTTTCTTTGTGCTCTTGTCATCTTGTTTCGCACATGGTTAAGTGATAAAGCAAAAACAGCAACAGAGGTAACAGCGATGGAAGCTCCAACAACAAGAGTAGGGGTGGGTTCTGAAAAAAACTTAACTAGAAACATTTtctctgatttttttgtttgatgtttatgGAAGGAAGATGGAAATcatcggagaagaagaagtttcTTTATTTAAAGAAGGTAAGAAATAGAAATTACTATTTTGTTCTTGATTACAGCCTACAAGCCCAAATCAATATAAGACCCAGTGAAATTAATTTTACTTGCAGTGAGCACAATGTGAAAGTGTTACATTTAAATCCCACAACGTTTACATTTAAATAATTGGGACTTGACTATGGGAaattagaccatctccaacaaTAGATATAGTCTTAGAATtctaaatcaaattttaaattgaaaaataatcaaatcaaaaaatttagaaagtGATTTAGAGTTGGTTCCAAAAGTgattttggggggggggggggttattGGAACAAAGAGTTTTTGTGGAGTTTGGTGATTCTACAGGTTGTGGAAATTTTTTAAGTTAAGTAGACTTAACAAATTTTATCATATACTTTTGTATAGATTTCCATAAGTTGTTATTGATTTGTATATAATTCCATtgattgttattatttttataaggtAACAAATTAATGATGATACGATAAAAGAAAAGGGAATAAGGTCcctttttatcattaaaataaacttCAGAGTTTCCGTTGACACAGTTGAAAGGtaccaaaattataaagaaaacaaaagttgCAAACCAATAGGtgttgaaatgaaaaaaaaaacagagcttttCAAAGCTGTTTCAGAAGATGAGAACGGCTTAAAAACCGAGGCTTTACTGAGCACACCATCACTTACTGGTGCTTCTGAGAGCCATGCAGGttacgaagaacaagaggcTTCGAGTTGTATGCGAGCTTGTAACCATGAAGGGCCTGAGTGTGCCACATAAGATCATCATAAGGTTTTGATTTGTGTGGTTGCATTATTCAGTTACGTACttatgtgtgtttgtgtgtttttactACACAGattctataaattttatgattatacATGATATTCTCAAAATTGAGTCTTAtaagtaaaaacaaaagaaatttgcattccaataaaaatagattttaatagaATTGATAAATCAATGATAAGTAAACTTTTCTAATAACAAAAGATTTGAATGGAATTTAAAAATCTTCACCCCAATAACAAAAGATTTTactaagattttaaaaatttatacaccAATAACAATGGAATCTCCAAATTTTATAACTCTATTAGAATTCCTTTACCAATAACCCCCCTTAGAATTGATTCCAAAAGTTTCATTTTTACATAGAAAGTGATTTAGAGTTGGTTCCAAAAGTTCCAATTTCAGAACCATATCTACCTTTTGTCTGTTTCATGACTGGATCCGTATTTTCCTAAAATCAAAAAGAGAAAGCTAATTCAATTCATACAAAAATACACTATCGGTTTCTTGATTTCGAATATTAGAGCAGGTTTATCGCAGTGTTTTGGTCGTATCTTAAGGGAGGAGAGAAGGAGGGGGACCCACCAaattctcaaaaacaaaaaaaaaagtcgtcTGAGGAAGAAACAAAATGAGTTGGGTTTGTTCATAATCGTGGGCTGCACTGAAACGTGGTGGCCCACGattggtttattttttctttttttttaagtcggatgaaaagagaaaaaaaaaagaaagaacccCATTTGGGGTTGTGGGATAAACATGCTCTTAGTAGTCCCCTGTTACTCTTTACTCTGTTCGAGACCAGGCAACCAAAACAAGTATTATTATTAGCAAAGAAACATCAATCACATTTTTCATTTCACATGATctaatgtatataataaatattcagAATTTTATACATTCATACATTTTCACATATTTCACCTCCATTACTTAACACTTCTGTACCTACATTTCTTTCAACAAGAAGCTTATTCAGATAAACCATTTTTATACACAAGAAAACACTAACTAAAGGCTTATAACATTTTAAttctatacatatattaaacaaaactaGTTTCTGATGCGATAGGCTTTATCTCCTTATGTTTTCAAGTTCTTCATTTTACTCAGCCCCATTCATTTGAAACCATTCTATTTCCGCTCCTCTGTTTTCGCAAACCTTCCTCGGATCCTCGGTTGGTTATCTGCAAGAGCTTTCCTACAAGCATACTGAAACCAAACAATCTTTGACTATCTTTGAACCAAAAAAAGATTACGTACTACTCAAGTCATCTAGAGGGTTTTGCTTTGTCTACCTTGATTTTACGCCCGAAATTTCGCCTGCTCTTCTTGTTCCTGTATCGAGAAAGCTTCTCACGTCGATCCTCTGAAGTACAGCTCACAATAATCATATCCAacggagactgaaaatgaccaGTCCCTAGTTTCTGCTCTcataaaaaaaacagacaaaTCTAATCAACATCGTTTCTTCATATTCTTGATGATTCAACAAAACAAATGTTTCACAAAGACTCAAACCTGTATGTCGCCTTCACTAAAGGCTCGTCGCATCCTATAATCAGAACCAAAATCCAACTGAGCAAAACCAGGGAAGTTCTGAACCACAACAGCCTCTTGCTGTGCATGTGACCAATCCATAGAGCGCAGCTTCCCCGAGCTTACGCTCTTCTGCATATCCTGGCTCTCGTTGATCCCCGTAGTCACGACAGAGATGTTCTTGACGTCCAAAACTTCAGATAGTGGAGACTCCATCGTAGCTGATTTCATCATGAGATCTTGCTCGCATTCATAGAAGGCATTGTCAAGAAGCTGCTGATCGCTCTGAAACGACCCGAGATCGAGGTCAGGAAGATCACAAAGCCCTTGGGAAGAGTCTTCCCCGCAAGAGATCATCGTTAAGGCAGCTGAGAGCGGATCAACGGTTAAGATTGGCTCTTCAAGAATTGAATCAGGAGCGTTGAAGAgatctccttcttctccaaTATCATACTCAGGTAGGTTTGATCGTTCAGCAAAACCATttctctgcaaaaaaaaaaaaatcacatgaGAATCAAAGACcacaaacaaaacagaaaatagTTAGAGACATTTGAGACAATACAAGAACAGATCTTAAAAATCTTGTTACGAGTGGTCTCCTTCAAGAATACAAATCCATTAGTAGTATATAAATGGAAAAGAACAAGTCTTGAAGAACAAGGAATCCTCATGTCCCAGAGTTCGCGGAATCTCATGTGAAAAGAAACGTTTGGCTTtttgctgaagaagaagattctgTTTAATCAAGAAGATTCTGCTTTTCttatgaaagaaaaaagaaaaagaaaatttattttcctaCTCAACTTTCTCAGCAGCCAAAAAGACACTTGTTGTCAGGTCAGTGGAACAAAAATATCTCATCAAGTGGCcacttaaaagttaaaacagtTGACACCACAAGTTAATCAACTTCACTAGTAGACAATTTGGCTTTTCTCATCTAAACACTCCCAACCTTTAACTCCATAAACCAAAATAGAGGAAGAAAGAATCTTAGTTTCatcaaaagacaaaaaaaaaactatcagaATCTTCCAAGGGAAACCTATAACATAGAATATCAGTGACCAGAAAAGGTAGAAGAATCATCTACAAgtaattaaaaaggaaaagatgatcttaaaatattcaaatgcaGTGAGATAAAGAGTggaaatgaaaagaagaaaaaaaaattcaaaccatttCTTCATCCGAGAGCTTGTATGATTTGAAGAGGTCTTCAAATTGGTGAATATCTGGAGAACAAGTTTGCATGTAACGGGGCATTAACCCTGAATCTGCATACATTTTTTGTTCGTCCTCTTTGTGAGAGAAAAGCTTGGAAGTATGAAATGGAGAAAAAGAGGAGAAAGTGGACATAGAAGAAAGCAAACAATAATACAGAGGCCAAAGTTGTGAATTTGAGAGGAAAAAGTTTAGTACTTTGCTCCTCCTCTTGCCCTTTTTATGAAAGAGAGACGCTTtgttatgtttatttatttattttattgatgcTACTGTGGACACACTATAGAGGAAAAGGGccattctattaaaaatacaattttttccggcataatataaaacaaaagggtatttaatagttatattcatatataatgaTCAGAACCTTttgtttttagtgttttattgctttcatcaatataaattttcttgGTTCATTTTTATCTCGTGTCTGATGTTTTACTGTTTCGAAAAATTCACAGATTaccacaaatattttgtttttacgtGTTTTTTACCTGAGTTTTTTACGTGTTttgtcttcatcttctttgatatttaccttctttttttgtcaactcttAGATATTTATCTTCTTCAAAATAATGCATACACATTACAAAAAATCCACAATGTAGATTATACTCCTACTTTAgattaattaagaaaacaaatcatATTAATTCAAATGCGTGACATGAGTAAGAATAAAATGTGCTaacaattaatcaaaatttgCTATATGTTGATCTTACTTGcatattttcttccttttttagTCAAAAGGATTTCAATCTGATTTGACTTTAATAACATAGATGCCTTATGAggagtaaaatttatataaactattACAGCAGGTGAAATCATGATGATTTGATAAGGAAAATTTATAGCTGTACCCTCGtgttcgatttttattttttaagagtCGTGTTCGATTTGTGTAGGAAGACGGTATATGATGTGTGAAATTAAGTTACGCTGCTCATAAAcagtaatataaatttttatttttgatccatTTAAATACATGAAAAAGAGTATCGTGGATTACATGATCGTGTGAAGACTGAAGATTAGTCTGGATGCTTTTCATAAACTCAACAtactttttaattaatcaaaaaaaaaattcataaccATTTTCCTCTCCATTTATCACATTTCTTTCCTATATATTccatattttctcttttttttttgtcaacccatATTTTCAATCATATgattccttttcttcttctgaaaAAACACTGTAAAATTGCAGACATATATTcattatgtttcaaaaaaaatattcaaatatttttttatttcctatgcagtttttatttgtaataataatatattataaaatttcaaaatgtatttaataaattaatattagtttataattttgaaaataatcatataagaTGATGTATTTgtgattaaaatttaatatatatatatatataatattagtttataattgTGAAAATTATCATATAAGATGATGTATTtgtgattaaaattaatatatatatatatatatatatattagaacaCCAAACAATACATTTTTGAAACAAATGAGGTAtggaagtatataaatatactttagCAGAACAAGAaggtatataattttactttcaAACGCGCTTACATAATAACAACATCAGATTTTTGAGTTTAAGAATTTTGGTGGAAGAGTAAGTCATTGTGGTTACTAGTATATTGGTAACTTGATTCAAAATTGacaaaatgtatttttctttaaaaaccaTGAAAATGGTTAAAACTGTACAactgattataaaaaaaaactaaaaaatttatgGAAATTTCATTTTGTAACAGAAAATTTATGGAAATTTTCACTCAGAAAAAAGTGAATAGTGCACCAAAGAAAGTGTAATCAATTGATAAGGAAATAATAAGTTAAGTTAAGATTATGATCGTAAATGGAGACATGATTTCCATGTTCCGCAATCATACTTGAAGTTAGCATtccgaaaaataaaataaaatcacatgCATTAGAAATAGAAAGAAACCCGCATGCAAAAACACACATGAATTAACCATAATATGGTAGTCTAGTGGTCTCCACTAGAGGAGGAGTACCCTGATGATTCAGGCCAGGGTTCAACTCTCCTCTAGTGCGAGATTATTAGCTCCATATGTGGTCACGCGGATATGGATCCATGCTTACGATCCATTTGAATATCTGGGAGAGGGTTTATCCGTGGGCTGCCCTCCCACCCGGAAGTTAGGTCTGTGTCTTTAATAGATCCGGGTTTAACctttttaagttacaaaaaaaacacacatgaattagtttccttttcttttgataaagaCCTTCACATGAATTAGTGTCTACTATACAGTTCATTGCTTTTCATTTTTAAGagacaaaattttgaaaaaaatacgaTATTCGTATTGAGATGATACagttataaaaaacaaaatccatcCATTTGGTCACTCACAGAATTATAAAATggtcaagattttttttaataattatacatattgCTGTCACTATACAAAAAATGTTCCAATCAGTCTAAACTCATTCAACCTCTTTTATCCATCATGCACTAGTAATACTTGAGGAGGAAGGGGATGTTTCAATTCTTTACCGGGAATACAAACATTATAATAATTTCTGACAACACAAATTGAATTCGGGTAGAAACAGTTACAACTGCAATTTCTTTACTACTTGGTCAATTCGACGTTGGTGCAATAGTAACGCTTGTTATGCTTACTATAATCTGCTTAATCTGTTTTGTTTTCGaagtttaaatattatatataaaaaataattgagaaAATACATTATGAATCATATAATCAACTAAGTATTATTTTGGGAAAAGTTCTAGTCATATCAATTTTAGCTGCAAATGTTATCTCCTAAATCTTATTCCTTTTGTAAGACATAAAATTTATACCCGAAGTTGTTGACGTCATACATCCTTACAAATTCAAACAAGATATGATACAAATAGTTATAAAAGACGAAATAATTCTAGCAAACTAGCCATATGAGATTGGGATAGATAAAAGGTGAACACTTGAATCAAACATAAACAAGTGTCTGATGTTGATTAGGTTAAATTTTTGTCAatctttgttttgcttttattttgtGATTATTAGACCCCAAAGAAAAGTAATAAGAGCAAGGGAACAAGattatggtaaaaaaaaattaatataggTATTACGGTGTCGGTGGGACGGCTGCGACGTCCATAACCTCTCTGTTACACAATATACAGTTCAGTAATTTACACATAGCACATGCTTTGTGAGCCCTACATAGCTATgtttaggggtgggcattttatccgtgaaatttgatttgattcgttatccgttactattcgatccgaaaattccgaatatccgtaagcttccgaagcaaagcaaatactaaaattcaatatccgttaatatcgaagcaaatcacaaatattaaaattttgggaagcgaatatccgatccgatccgtcaatatataaatatatgtatattttgattatatttaaaattttaaatgtataaaattatataattattattctaacatatgatttgacagattctattcacattattacttatataaaagtattacataaaagaaaaaaaaacatttatgacaattattatttttttcttaagttttgtgttattataattgttaactaagtttaaaaatttacaaaatatgtagattcactatatcttttaattttttatcttttatatcatgtgaaaaaatattttacaaaacaaatttgtatcaaatttttaagattatttgtattaatcaaaacaaatgagatatccgtaaatatccgcaaatatccgcaaatatctatttattttccgaatatccgtttttccgaatatccgtatttttccgaatcaaagcaaatcggaaaattagatatccgtaacattcgaagcaaatcacaaataccttcaaaaacccagatatccgatccgtgcccaggcctagcTATGTTCCTCATCCACTTCCTCGTTTACTTTTCCATAGCGGTCTGAATAATGCAGAACAAACTGTATAACTATAATGAGGTtctaacaataataaaattatacagATATACcgtatatataaagatttttgTTAGTGTTAACtgtagtataaatatttttgttaatgttAACTGTGGTATATTGTGGTGCGGATCATAACActcaaaatcttaaaaataactGATTTCCATGTTACCACCAACAAAGGTAACTTTTATGATTAATAGTGGTTAATGATTtgaaataatcatataaaatgaTACAAATCGCTTTAAATCATTCTAaaccttttaaaatcaaaaactgaATTCAGCTAGTATTTTCAGTAACAGACGGTTGCGGgggaataaaattttatttttataaaaaaacaaaaaattaaaatattcaataaattttttaaatagaaatactaaaatgtatatattatattttaatttatatcataaaactttaaaacaaatatatttttataattaaaaaaatcaatagtataatttataaatataaaaaataatatttattataatattatgattttaaataattttataattgtataaaatttaaacatgttaatttattatttcgGAGCTGCTATATTTGGTAGTTAACCAATTATACATCTTTTGCAAACACACTATTTCTAATTATTGTACCAATCGTACAAATCTCTTAACATTTAATACTTCAAGCATCCGTATCCGTAAATGCCCTCAATCGATGTAGTTACACCATTCAATCCCTTAGTTTCTTGCAACgtactattttttttacttattaaataatgttttaataattgATGATATAGTAACATTTTCAgtgataaattattttagttgataaTACTGCTGCGGTAAACTATTTTTGTTGAGTTTGTTACGAGTGAAGAACAATTAGTTTCTCGCCGaaaaacatattattaaaaaatggtTTAATAATTGAGTTTTTATAGTAACATTTtcaatgataaattattttagttgataCTACTGTTGTTGCGGTAAAGAATTCACTGCTCTGGAGTTCCATTGATCATCTTATACTGTAAACAGAATTAACTGTTAAAGAGAATAATAAGTATTTACAGAGtaatacaaaaatatagaaGAGAATGGTAAACGAAGGtgatacaaaaataaaataaaagaaacggAATAGAACAAATAAGAACTGTGTATCCCTTTAAAACTGTTACCACTTTGATAACTTCGaaccattttttctttaaaaaaacatgatgttaaaaaattatcatttttaaaaccaactaatgttaggagttttgaggctcctaagtcaaatgatagtaaaatGTAAGTAAAATGTCGAATCAGTTCTGAAGGATTTCAAGCACTAAGAATGCAAGCACTTActtaatctaaatgcaaccaatgatttaaaatgatttcagaaTCAAATAACTACTATGATGACAAGATAGAAATAAAGAGCAGTAAATGAATGACTttcttaaatatgataaaagagaactcatgggcaTTGGAATATGATTTCGGGTGATCAAGTATCAATCAAAGATGA contains these protein-coding regions:
- the LOC108841189 gene encoding uncharacterized protein LOC108841189, whose amino-acid sequence is MSLLLRRLSSHGLGKPPVSVRSSLLLFLSKGFSTSLRQTPPCKIVLAEPCGGDLGKLVVMNLNEPECTDLEKKVPLELVYDEKIIIGASRGWIATLKEDGVLRLQDDFNPVASDTNPKRIPLPPLVTLPHCQTKIITNVSLSSSSPEDDQDCVVAIKFLGPQLSFCKPASQSKPEWTNIKIENPCFYSSRVMFSKKHNLFRIPGSGGHVIGSWDPYKPSNNLELQSLRFTNMPKLTKSKQNLLDMCCRSEHLVESLPTGENFLVKQYKKTIKITKAGIARMRTKALMVFKLDEEGNAVYTQDIGDLNMVLSMSEPFCVLATSFPDLLPNSIDIKDFDESGFVHLKCTRVWSRSYPCSIPYYIPPQHIIES
- the LOC108827893 gene encoding uncharacterized protein LOC108827893, with amino-acid sequence MSTFSSFSPFHTSKLFSHKEDEQKMYADSGLMPRYMQTCSPDIHQFEDLFKSYKLSDEEMRNGFAERSNLPEYDIGEEGDLFNAPDSILEEPILTVDPLSAALTMISCGEDSSQGLCDLPDLDLGSFQSDQQLLDNAFYECEQDLMMKSATMESPLSEVLDVKNISVVTTGINESQDMQKSVSSGKLRSMDWSHAQQEAVVVQNFPGFAQLDFGSDYRMRRAFSEGDIQKLGTGHFQSPLDMIIVSCTSEDRREKLSRYRNKKSRRNFGRKIKYACRKALADNQPRIRGRFAKTEERK